A single window of Vanessa tameamea isolate UH-Manoa-2023 chromosome 5, ilVanTame1 primary haplotype, whole genome shotgun sequence DNA harbors:
- the LOC113392516 gene encoding coiled-coil domain-containing protein 28A: protein MSLDLEEANETQQLMQNEGEEEDQKVSHPATSPVTSNKLSSGAVSHTSKNPQTFTSTNNSINDSAKVSYVNERRLHRDFQRTNNNRPKHMPKETPDVKHMEKALLELLDDFHTGKLSAFGTGCSMEQMINIRDQQEHLARLHFRLYGDAEKPTEDCFENTASKDKMTQLVQSLEQLSTSIEMLQSDSVPASNSSNKE, encoded by the coding sequence ATGAGCTTAGATTTAGAGGAAGCTAACGAAACGCAGCAGCTTATGCAGAATGAAGGGGAAGAAGAAGACCAAAAAGTTTCACACCCTGCTACGTCCCCAGTTACTAGCAATAAATTATCGAGTGGTGCGGTTAGTCATACATCGAAAAATCCCCAAACATTCACAAGTACCAACAATAGTATAAATGATTCTGCTAAGGTATCATATGTTAACGAGAGAAGATTGCATCGTGATTTTCAGCGGACTAACAATAATAGACCCAAGCATATGCCCAAGGAGACCCCAGATGTGAAGCATATGGAAAAAGCATTGCTGGAACTGTTAGATGATTTTCATACTGGCAAGCTTAGTGCTTTTGGTACTGGTTGCAGTATGGAACAAATGATTAACATAAGAGACCAGCAAGAACATTTAGCAAGGTTACATTTTCGTTTATATGGAGATGCTGAGAAACCAACAGAGGACTGCTTTGAAAATACGGCATCAAAAGATAAAATGACTCAACTAGTCCAAAGCTTAGAGCAACTATCAACTTCTATAGAAATGTTACAATCTGATAGTGTTCCAGCTTCAAATAGTagcaataaagaataa
- the LOC113392564 gene encoding probable E3 ubiquitin-protein ligase bre1: MRNIVKKIKQENEITKSQQLLQKKRKRKLIDRTQFSLLLDERKPDNIKPLSSCSKSDMFYDLYGDFDSLSTSLNHTLPERENNTCKKLPLRIEGDVIILDSDDEPEISPNKSKQDNTVSYTSHLPSLKNNENDNVHEDTSDDEFSIYNESTSNINNVFNNQASTAISHDTKTSLYTEPVEFHNPHDFCPIPSTSKDEETILKNEERFKEYISSLCISNSKATHSPEIKKECCEPMITDETDTQQLIEKKETEDDDTNTPKINCPTLIDTINLSYVDDVIAENDSILNRIRNRHSRIGKLIEVLKTEPEDIHKVLNNSSNNEVTVTVNDGTTKMELSNLSTPQSRINEVSYSIENIDTSQNDPRTNYDMPQESSIEQTNCLSRDIELHIPNSGVTNNSVHLQSQMLNVLPMNIPVDQTTNSISQSSNSQISNSDENFITNDNVTITCNCSQQRRIKSLSQTSNNVSPSEKESSNQNSEQNVNQEEKKTSFISARCPICMESLAEKVIASTLCGHLFCMPCIKAALKYPPKKCPTCRQKITGIGYHQIFLF, translated from the coding sequence ATGAGAAATATagtcaaaaaaattaaacaggaaaatgaaattacaaaatcaCAACAATTATTGCAGAAAAAACGCAAACGGAAACTTATTGATAGAACACAATTTTCTTTGTTACTTGATGAGCGAAAACCAGACAACATCAAACCACTATCGTCTTGTTCCAAATCTGACATGTTCTATGACTTGTATGGAGACTTTGACTCCCTAAGCACTTCTTTAAACCATACATTACCGGAAAGAGAAAACAATACATGCAAAAAGTTACCACTCAGAATAGAAGGTGATGTAATTATCTTAGATAGTGATGATGAACCAGAAATCTCaccaaataaatcaaaacaagaTAATACTGTCAGTTATACGAGTCACTTACCatcattaaaaaacaatgaaaatgatAATGTTCATGAAGATACCAGTGATGATGAATTCTCAATATATAATGAAAGtacaagtaatataaataatgttttcaataatCAAGCTTCAACAGCAATTTCTCATGATACAAAAACTAGTTTGTATACCGAACCAGTGGAATTTCATAATCCACATGATTTTTGTCCTATTCCTAGTACTTCTAAAGATGAAGAAACAATACTTAAAAATGAAGAAagatttaaagaatatattagtAGTCTTTGTATTTCCAATAGCAAGGCAACTCATAGtcctgaaattaaaaaagaatgttGTGAACCTATGATCACTGATGAAACTGATACTCaacaattaattgaaaaaaaagaaactgaaGATGATGACACAAATACACCCAAAATCAACTGTCCCACCCTGATCGATACAATTAACTTAAGCTATGTTGACGATGTTATTGCTGAAAATGACTCAATTTTAAATAGGATCCGAAATAGACACAGCAGAATTGGCAAATTAATTGAAGTACTTAAAACAGAGCCGGAAGATATACATAAAGTTCTGAATAACTCAAGTAATAATGAAGTCACAGTTACAGTAAATGATGGGACTACAAAAATGGAACTGTCTAATCTTTCTACACCACAGTCCAGAATTAATGAGGTGTCATACAGTATTGAGAATATAGACACAAGCCAAAATGATCCTCGTACAAATTATGATATGCCTCAGGAATCATCTATAGAACAAACAAATTGCTTATCGAGAGACATTGAACTCCATATACCAAATAGTGGAGTGACCAATAACTCAGTACATTTGCAATCACAGATGCTTAATGTACTCCCAATGAATATACCAGTTGATCAAACAACTAACTCAATAAGTCAATCTTCTAATTCACAAATAAGCAATTctgatgaaaattttataacaaatgatAATGTGACTATAACTTGTAACTGCAGTCAACAAAGACGAATTAAAAGTTTATCTCAAACATCAAACAATGTTTCGCCTTCAGAGAAAGAAAGTTCTAATCAAAATTCAGAACAAAATGTTAACCAGGAAGAAAAAAAGACTAGTTTCATTTCTGCAAGATGTCCAATTTGCATGGAATCTCTTGCTGAAAAGGTAATTGCTAGTACCTTATGTGGTCATCTTTTTTGTATGCCTTGTATAAAAGCGGCATTAAAGTACCCTCCTAAAAAGTGTCCTACATGTAGACAAAAAATTACTGGAATAGGTTATCaccagatatttttattttaa